In the genome of Spodoptera frugiperda isolate SF20-4 chromosome 22, AGI-APGP_CSIRO_Sfru_2.0, whole genome shotgun sequence, one region contains:
- the LOC118279735 gene encoding ephrin-B2a: protein MVSLAYFGLRHTPWTVLVLIFFIESVMGNYAKSFYIHWNTTNSIFRIDNTDHVFDLNKGNAQFEYDQVNIICPVYTPGTFEEDTEKYIIYNVSKEEYDTCRITNPNPRIIAICDKPHKLMFFTITFRPFTPQPGGLEFLPGKDYYFISTSSKDDLHRRIGGRCLSHNMKLVFRVCCKPEEQSPPPQPQPTLPPPPPPPTTPSTTTTTTTMKPVTKKTHKYDKTPNEVIKSEELSHSRGAALASSLALALAASAVLAPLAR, encoded by the coding sequence ATGGTTTCGCTCGCGTACTTCGGCCTCCGCCACACGCCGTGGACCGTCCTGGTGCTGATTTTCTTCATCGAAAGCGTGATGGGGAACTATGCCAAGTCCTTCTACATACATTGGAATACCACAAACAGCATATTTAGAATAGACAACACCGATCATGTATTCGACTTGAATAAAGGGAACGCGCAGTTCGAGTACGACCAAGTGAACATTATATGTCCAGTGTACACGCCAGGGACGTTTGAGGAGGACACTGAaaagtatataatttataatgtgagCAAAGAAGAGTACGATACGTGTAGGATAACGAATCCGAATCCCCGGATAATAGCTATATGCGATAAACCgcacaaattgatgtttttcACAATCACCTTCCGGCCGTTTACCCCTCAGCCGGGCGGGCTGGAGTTCCTGCCCGGGAAGGACTACTACTTCATATCGACCTCCAGTAAAGACGATCTGCACAGACGCATTGGGGGTCGATGTCTGAGCCATAACATGAAGCTGGTGTTCCGGGTGTGCTGCAAGCCGGAGGAGCAGTCTCCTCCGCCGCAGCCGCAGCCCACcctgccaccgccgccgccgccacccaCCACCCCATCCACAACCACGACCACGACAACAATGAAGCCGGTCACTAAAAAGACGCACAAGTACGACAAGACGCCGAATGAAGTTATCAAGAGTGAGGAGTTGTCTCACTCGCGCGGGGCTGCGCTGGCTTCGTCGCTCGCTCTCGCCCTGGCCGCGAGCGCGGTTTTAGCGCCCCTGGCTCGGTGA